One window of the Archaeoglobus sulfaticallidus PM70-1 genome contains the following:
- a CDS encoding ArsR/SmtB family transcription factor: MCFHDKSRKVPELTLARIVSLGDALSNPLRVKILKLLIEKEWYVYELAKELSISRQLLYLHLRKLEKAGLVSSDIRLEENKAKKYYWANEFKFIISNEAIKNLEV, encoded by the coding sequence ATGTGTTTCCATGATAAATCGAGGAAAGTGCCCGAATTAACCCTTGCGAGGATAGTGAGCCTAGGAGATGCACTCTCGAATCCTCTGAGAGTCAAGATACTCAAACTGCTCATCGAGAAGGAATGGTATGTGTATGAACTGGCTAAAGAGCTTTCTATTTCCAGACAGCTTCTCTACCTGCACCTAAGAAAGCTTGAAAAGGCAGGACTGGTGAGCAGTGACATAAGGCTTGAAGAAAACAAGGCGAAAAAGTATTACTGGGCAAATGAATTTAAGTTTATCATAAGCAATGAGGCGATAAAAAATCTGGAGGTGTGA
- a CDS encoding restriction endonuclease: MNQLSYEKGVELEKLVAQLFKSKGYDVMHNVKLKGRSGVEHQIDVYAEYKCPLHLSRIVIECKAYDTPINKDIVMKLIQEVLDLGVDRGILVTTSYFTPDAVSTANGYNVDLWDYTKLTSLVGNIELPSVEPVSNVFYIEPKLSAEQSKKVAEKQVRGYLEGEKYWNSLRCFTHIMILIATLR, translated from the coding sequence ATGAATCAACTTAGTTATGAAAAAGGAGTGGAACTTGAGAAATTGGTTGCACAACTTTTCAAGAGCAAGGGTTACGATGTCATGCATAATGTCAAACTTAAAGGCCGTTCGGGTGTTGAACATCAGATCGATGTTTATGCAGAGTACAAATGCCCACTCCATCTTTCAAGAATAGTAATTGAGTGCAAGGCGTATGATACCCCTATCAACAAAGATATCGTTATGAAACTTATACAGGAGGTCCTAGATCTGGGAGTAGATAGGGGTATTCTTGTTACGACTTCTTATTTCACACCAGATGCCGTTTCAACAGCGAATGGGTACAATGTGGATCTATGGGACTACACGAAGCTGACAAGTCTTGTGGGAAATATAGAACTCCCAAGTGTCGAGCCAGTTAGCAACGTTTTTTACATCGAACCCAAACTCTCAGCCGAGCAAAGCAAAAAAGTAGCAGAGAAGCAAGTTAGGGGTTATTTAGAAGGGGAAAAGTACTGGAACTCATTACGGTGTTTTACCCATATTATGATTTTGATTGCGACGTTGCGATAA
- a CDS encoding glycyl-radical enzyme activating protein: MKGRIFRIQRFSIHDGYGIRTTVFLKGCPLRCVWCHNPESQRFDIDLAYREDMCTGCLSCIEVCERDALLWEGERVSVNSDLCNGCGACVENCSNNALILYGYDIEAEDVIREVEKDLIFYRNSSGGVTFSGGEPYFQTDFLLELLRLCRERGISTAVDTSGYTRWENIEKSLNLVDLFLYDLKDYDSQRHLRFTGVDNRTILENLEKLVKTAEVVVRIPFIPSCNFQSERDFQGFLELLIKLDVERVDVLPYHSLSRDKYRWLDMEFYDVRDKLKPNHEDFADMIRNAGFKVSTGGYF; this comes from the coding sequence ATGAAGGGCAGAATCTTCAGAATCCAGCGTTTCTCGATCCACGATGGGTATGGCATAAGAACCACAGTATTTCTGAAAGGGTGCCCCCTCAGATGCGTGTGGTGCCATAACCCGGAGTCTCAGCGATTTGATATTGATCTGGCTTATAGAGAGGATATGTGTACTGGCTGCTTAAGTTGCATCGAGGTATGTGAGAGAGATGCTCTTCTCTGGGAAGGTGAAAGAGTATCGGTAAACAGCGATCTCTGTAACGGCTGTGGAGCGTGTGTGGAGAACTGTAGCAACAATGCACTTATCCTATATGGATACGATATAGAGGCGGAAGATGTGATCAGAGAGGTTGAAAAGGATTTGATTTTTTACAGGAATTCCAGCGGTGGTGTAACATTCTCGGGTGGAGAGCCGTACTTCCAGACTGATTTTCTCCTTGAGCTGCTGAGGCTGTGTCGGGAGAGGGGGATCAGCACGGCTGTTGACACCTCTGGATACACACGATGGGAGAACATCGAGAAGAGTTTGAACCTCGTCGACCTCTTTCTCTACGATTTGAAAGATTACGACAGTCAGAGACATCTGAGATTTACTGGAGTTGATAACAGAACTATTCTGGAGAATCTCGAAAAACTGGTTAAGACCGCAGAGGTTGTTGTGCGAATACCATTCATTCCATCATGCAACTTTCAGAGTGAAAGGGACTTTCAGGGGTTCCTTGAATTGCTGATAAAGCTGGATGTGGAAAGAGTGGACGTGCTGCCGTATCATTCTTTATCTCGGGACAAGTACAGGTGGCTTGACATGGAATTTTATGATGTCAGGGATAAGTTAAAACCAAACCATGAAGACTTTGCCGATATGATCCGGAATGCGGGCTTCAAAGTAAGTACTGGTGGATACTTCTGA
- a CDS encoding ASCH domain-containing protein — MVLLFKPEHVQPILSGLKTQTRMVWKKPRVKVGGIYKAKTKLFSKDYFALLRVTRLRKERLGDISPEDAQAEGGYSIEQFKRIWKEINGSWDPEQEVWVVEFEMLDQARCNKAGDRGK, encoded by the coding sequence TTGGTCCTGCTTTTCAAACCCGAACATGTACAACCCATCCTATCTGGCCTCAAAACACAGACCAGGATGGTGTGGAAAAAGCCACGAGTGAAGGTTGGCGGGATATACAAGGCAAAGACAAAGCTTTTCAGTAAAGATTACTTTGCCCTGCTGAGAGTTACAAGGCTTAGAAAAGAGAGGTTAGGAGACATCTCTCCCGAGGATGCTCAAGCGGAGGGAGGCTACAGCATCGAACAGTTCAAACGAATCTGGAAAGAAATCAATGGCTCGTGGGATCCTGAACAAGAGGTTTGGGTAGTCGAGTTCGAGATGCTCGATCAAGCTCGATGCAACAAAGCGGGCGATAGGGGTAAGTAA
- a CDS encoding phosphoglycolate phosphatase encodes MTFDVQGVAIDIDGTITYKDRSLNCRAVEAIRKLKVPVVLATGNISCYARTTAKLIGASDIVICENGGVVRFEYDGEDIVLGDIAKCLKAVEILGNHFDIEILDSEYRKSEVCLRRNFGLEEGKKILKEAGLEGVKLIDSGFAYHITDANVGKGKALKYICDELGIPVEKFVAIGDSENDIDLIEIAGIGVAVANADIKLKERADIVVSRKNGDGVVEAFEFLNLI; translated from the coding sequence ATGACTTTCGATGTACAGGGGGTTGCAATAGACATAGATGGAACCATCACCTACAAAGACAGAAGCCTTAACTGCAGGGCTGTTGAGGCTATACGAAAGCTGAAAGTCCCTGTAGTCCTCGCTACCGGGAATATATCCTGCTATGCGAGAACAACCGCCAAGTTAATCGGAGCATCTGACATCGTTATCTGTGAGAATGGGGGAGTTGTGAGATTCGAGTACGATGGGGAGGATATAGTCCTTGGAGATATTGCAAAGTGCCTCAAGGCTGTTGAAATACTCGGAAATCACTTCGACATCGAAATCCTCGACTCAGAATACCGAAAATCAGAGGTGTGCCTGAGGAGGAACTTTGGACTGGAAGAAGGTAAAAAAATTCTGAAAGAGGCTGGACTTGAAGGAGTAAAGCTGATAGACTCTGGATTTGCCTACCACATAACAGATGCGAATGTCGGCAAGGGAAAAGCCTTGAAGTATATCTGCGACGAGCTTGGTATTCCTGTTGAGAAGTTCGTTGCTATTGGAGATTCTGAAAATGACATAGATCTCATAGAGATTGCTGGGATTGGAGTGGCCGTGGCAAATGCAGACATAAAGCTGAAGGAAAGGGCTGACATTGTCGTGAGCAGGAAGAACGGTGATGGGGTTGTGGAAGCTTTTGAGTTCCTGAATTTGATATAG
- a CDS encoding formate C-acetyltransferase/glycerol dehydratase family glycyl radical enzyme, giving the protein MDRVNKLITNIQKPPRLSIERCVLYTESMKETEGEPMPIRQAKALKHILENIPVQILPHEIVVGTMLPDPPGAILFPEGVGLRIINELESLPSRETNRLIVREEDARILREEIAPYWQSRNIEAFASQLMPEIIEVLYTGSVFVLTEFAGISHIAVNYPYLLKRGFRWFIEESRRNVVELEDNGCWDAPKLVFYKTAEIVSEAMISYANRYAKLAEKMADEADDERREELLRIAEICRRVPAEKPESFHEAVQFVWFVQSALHQENYEQGISMGRIDQYLLPYYLKDLKEGRIDRKQAFEILANLWIKTNEIVPPFDSLLELYFSGQATNQALTIGGIDANGNDATNDLSYLMLEVTKAVPLRQPNVHVRVSSKTPDSFLDVLADLIAEGKNNIGIFNDEVIFKALRSAGVEEEDLWNYSTVGCVEIAPFGNSFTSSDAALINLAKALEYALNEGTDIMFGYRFGLEIKKPESLEEVIDAFRKQLAHIIKKVVKGSNILEYANASVKPTPLLSLCIEDCFEKGVDVTLGGAKYNFTGIQAVGIADVADSLAAIELAIKKGYSLDEIIEACRSNFNGYEELRSLLLNAPKYGNDSEADRYAKLVLEMYCEEVSRYRNFRGGRFTAGCYPMTTNVAFGFMTSALPSGRMQGSALNSGVSPSTGMDREGVTAAIKSACKLNYEMLSNGSSLTVNLDSGILGAKGKDVIKALIRSFVDLGGMHIQFNVLNQDLLKKAQEEPEKYRWLLVRVAGWSAYFVELSKAVQDELIARISCKM; this is encoded by the coding sequence ATGGATAGGGTTAACAAACTCATAACCAATATCCAGAAACCCCCAAGACTCAGCATAGAAAGATGCGTGCTTTATACGGAGTCGATGAAGGAGACAGAAGGCGAACCGATGCCGATCAGGCAGGCAAAGGCTTTGAAACACATTCTTGAAAACATTCCAGTTCAGATTCTCCCTCATGAGATTGTTGTCGGCACGATGCTCCCGGATCCTCCTGGGGCAATCCTCTTCCCCGAAGGTGTGGGATTGAGGATAATCAACGAACTTGAAAGTCTACCATCCAGAGAAACAAACAGACTTATTGTAAGGGAGGAGGACGCAAGAATTCTGAGAGAGGAAATTGCCCCATACTGGCAGAGCAGAAACATCGAGGCATTCGCCTCACAACTCATGCCAGAAATAATAGAGGTTCTCTATACTGGATCTGTTTTTGTTTTAACGGAATTCGCCGGCATATCCCATATTGCAGTAAATTACCCATATCTCCTGAAGAGGGGTTTCAGGTGGTTTATTGAAGAAAGCAGAAGGAATGTTGTCGAGCTTGAAGATAACGGGTGCTGGGATGCCCCCAAGCTGGTGTTTTACAAAACCGCTGAAATTGTCAGCGAGGCAATGATAAGCTATGCAAACAGGTATGCAAAGCTCGCAGAGAAGATGGCTGATGAAGCGGATGACGAAAGACGGGAGGAGCTCTTGAGAATTGCTGAAATTTGCAGGAGAGTTCCGGCAGAGAAGCCTGAGAGCTTTCATGAGGCTGTACAGTTTGTCTGGTTTGTTCAGTCTGCCCTTCATCAGGAAAACTATGAACAGGGAATTTCAATGGGAAGAATTGACCAGTATCTGCTACCGTACTACCTGAAAGATCTCAAAGAAGGGCGAATTGACAGGAAACAGGCTTTCGAGATTCTGGCAAATCTATGGATTAAGACGAACGAGATCGTCCCACCATTCGACTCTCTCCTTGAGCTTTATTTCTCGGGACAGGCGACGAATCAGGCACTGACGATTGGTGGAATTGATGCAAACGGAAATGATGCGACAAACGATCTCTCCTACCTCATGCTTGAGGTCACAAAGGCTGTACCATTGAGACAGCCAAATGTTCATGTCAGAGTTAGCTCAAAAACCCCTGACAGCTTCTTAGATGTCCTGGCTGATCTTATCGCTGAAGGGAAAAACAACATAGGGATTTTTAATGATGAGGTGATCTTCAAAGCCCTTAGATCTGCCGGTGTGGAGGAAGAAGATTTGTGGAACTATTCCACAGTAGGCTGCGTTGAGATTGCTCCTTTCGGGAACAGCTTCACATCCAGTGATGCTGCTTTAATAAACCTGGCTAAAGCCCTTGAATACGCTCTTAATGAGGGAACAGACATAATGTTCGGATACAGATTTGGCTTAGAGATCAAAAAACCTGAGAGTCTAGAGGAAGTTATAGATGCCTTCAGGAAGCAGCTTGCTCATATAATCAAGAAGGTGGTAAAAGGATCCAACATCCTTGAATATGCAAACGCAAGCGTTAAACCCACACCATTACTTTCACTCTGTATCGAGGATTGCTTCGAGAAGGGCGTTGATGTTACATTGGGCGGAGCAAAGTACAACTTTACCGGCATACAGGCGGTAGGTATCGCTGATGTGGCGGATTCTCTCGCAGCGATAGAACTCGCTATAAAGAAGGGTTACAGCCTTGATGAGATCATCGAAGCGTGCAGAAGCAATTTCAATGGTTATGAAGAGCTCCGTTCCCTCCTCCTCAATGCACCCAAATACGGCAACGACAGCGAGGCGGACAGGTATGCTAAATTGGTTCTCGAAATGTACTGTGAAGAGGTCTCCAGATACAGAAATTTCAGGGGAGGAAGGTTTACCGCTGGCTGTTATCCGATGACAACGAATGTAGCCTTCGGCTTCATGACTTCTGCATTGCCATCTGGCAGAATGCAGGGCAGCGCTTTAAACAGTGGAGTTTCACCAAGCACTGGAATGGATAGAGAAGGAGTAACAGCAGCGATAAAATCCGCATGCAAGCTGAATTATGAGATGCTGTCAAACGGCTCATCTCTCACGGTCAATCTCGATTCCGGAATCCTGGGTGCCAAGGGAAAAGATGTTATAAAAGCCCTCATAAGGAGCTTTGTGGATCTTGGAGGTATGCACATTCAGTTTAATGTGCTCAATCAGGATCTGCTCAAGAAGGCTCAGGAAGAACCTGAAAAGTACAGGTGGCTGCTCGTTAGAGTTGCAGGATGGAGCGCATATTTCGTTGAACTTTCAAAGGCTGTTCAGGATGAGTTGATAGCAAGGATTTCCTGTAAGATGTGA
- a CDS encoding cupredoxin domain-containing protein: MRKAMFILALVMLLSGCAKPQAPSQAQQPQAQQSVVEVKIRDFAFDPETVRISPGTTVRWVNEDNARHTVTFEDGVASGDLKKGDTFERTFSEKGTYNYYCQIHPAMKGTVIVE, from the coding sequence ATGAGAAAAGCCATGTTTATTCTGGCTCTGGTTATGCTGTTATCCGGATGTGCAAAGCCCCAAGCCCCATCTCAAGCTCAACAACCTCAAGCTCAACAATCTGTCGTTGAGGTGAAGATCAGAGATTTCGCATTCGATCCAGAAACAGTAAGGATAAGCCCAGGCACCACAGTTCGTTGGGTTAATGAGGACAATGCGAGACATACCGTTACTTTCGAGGATGGCGTTGCCAGTGGAGATCTGAAAAAGGGTGACACATTTGAGAGAACTTTTTCCGAGAAAGGTACTTACAACTATTATTGCCAAATCCATCCCGCGATGAAGGGAACTGTTATTGTTGAATAG